Part of the Vibrio ishigakensis genome, CAAGGTGGGTTACATCGGCTTCGTACCGCCACAAATCATGGTATGGGATAAGAAGCACCTTGAAGGTCGTGTAACTACTGCTGACATTACTGAGACAGCCAAAAAGCTGGTTCCTCAGATGAAAAAAGAAGGCGCTGATGTGATTGTTGCTATACCTCACTCTGGCCTATCCACCGACCCATATAAGCTAGATGCTGAAAACTCGGTTTACTATCTATCAGAAGTGAAAGGTATCGATGCTATCGCATTCGGTCACTCACACGCAGTATTCCCTGGCAAAGGCTTTGAAGCAATCCAAGGCGTTGATAACGAGAAAGGCACCATCAATGGCGTGACCGCAGTTATGCCAGGTCGTTGGGGTAGCCATGTGGGTGTTATGGACCTGACTCTATCGCAAAAAGATGGCAGCTGGGTTGTAACCGACGGCGAAGCTGACGCGCGCCCTATCTTTGACACCGCTAACAACAAGTCTCTAGCTGAACCTGACCAAGAAATGGTGAAAGCAGTTAAAGAAGACCACGACGGCACTCGAGAGTTTGTTAACCAGCCTATCGGTAAAGCTAACGATGTAATGTACAGCTTCCTTGCGCTAGTGCAGGATGACCCAACAATTCAGATCGTTAACCTTGCACAAAAAGCTTACGTCGAGCGTTTTATCCAAGGCGACCCAGATCTAGACGGCATCCCTGTACTTTCAGCGGCAGCACCGTTCAAAGTGGGTGGTCGTAAGAATGATCCAAACAACTTCACCGAGGTTGAATCAGGACAGCTTACCTTCCGTAACGCAGCCGATCTTTACCTTTATCCAAATACCTTAGTAGCAATGCGCGTAACCGGTCACGAAGTACAAGAGTGGCTTGAGTGTAGTGCAGGTCAATTCAACCAAATCGACGTAAACAGCGACAAGCCTCAATCTCTTATCGATTGGGATAACTTCCGCACATACAACTTTGATGTGATGGATGGTGTTGAATACCAAATTGACGTGACCCAGCCTGCGAAGTACAACGGCGAATGTCAGATAGTGAACAAAGACTCTCAACGTATCAAGGGCCTAACCTATCAAGGTAAGCCTATCGATCCTAAACAAGAGTTTATTATCGCAACCAACAACTACCGCGCCTTCAGCGCTAAATTCCCGGGCACAGGTGCTGACTTCATCGCGTTCGAATCTCCAGATGAAAACCGCACCGTCCTAGCGAACTACATCTCAGAGGTGAGCAAAGAGAAAGGTGAAGTAACCCCAAGTGCAGACAACAACTGGCGCTTTGCTCCAATCTCAAGCGATACCAAGCTAGATATCCGCTTCGAGACAGCTCCTAGTGACAAAGCAGCTGAGTTCATCGCTGACAAGGGTCAATACCCAATGAAACGTGTAGACACAGACGAAAGTGGTTTCGCGATTTATCAGATTGATTTGAGTAAGTAAGAAAAAAGACCCCGGAAGGGGTCTTTTTTTTAGCTGTAAGCTACAAGCTGTCAGCTTTCAGTTCTAGGTGCGTCATTCCCGCAGGTTAGCTGGAATCTTCTTATGCCCTATGTCGAAGCTAAGGTACATAATCGTCTATCTTTTTCCCCCAGTATTCGACCTCGGATTTTTTATCCGAGAACACCTTCAAGAGATCAGCCGTTAAGAATACACCGACCTCACCACTTCCCCGTGCTGTCACACCAAAGGAATAAGAATTCAGTACATGGAACATCGCACCATAAGCAACATCATCAACACCAGCTCTATCTGAGAATGTTACGACCGCAGAAACACCAAAAGGAAAATTAATCCAATCAAAGGAACCATAGCCACCATTCCAATAATTTATCCCAATAACCTCTAGCGATATCGCTCCCTCAAACTGGTTACCATCATCAGCATCTCCAACATACTCCATGACAAACCAAGGTCTAACCAAGTGAATTTGATAAGGTGGAGGGGGAACAAACTTGTCCTGCTTCAATTCATCCGAATACACCCAAGCGGTAAAAGACTTCTCCCACAGGTATTGGTAGCGAGACTCGTTAAAGAAGCGCTCCCACTCTCTCTCACCCGCTATCAGACCTTTTTTCAAATTCGCAAGAGTCTCGTTTCGCTCTGGATTGCTCGCACTATCCGCAGCTTCAGCCCATTTACTTACAAAAACGACACATGCGTTGCCCTTAACACCTTCCGACCCCTCAGCTGAAGTACACTTCAATTGCTCCTCACATTGCGCTATAGCGTCATCGCTAAACGTCAGCTCTACCTCAGTACTACCATTTTCGGGATACGGGACAATCTCCACAACGTACTCCTGGTTCTTTGGCAGTTTCCGTCTAGTCGGGTCATCCCCAGTGAACTGCAACACATCTCCGCTGTTGTCACTGCTTTTATACCCAACCAAATCAGAATCAATTGTGGTCTTTATATGCTTAGAGATATCGTTACCTGTAGTAATATCGACATTCGCTCCAGACTGCATTAATGCTACCAAATAACGCTGATAAGCCTGCTCTGCAACCCCAGCACTCGCATAGTATGCTTGACTCGCCTCCTCTCGTACTTTTGCACTCAGCGACTTGTCGTCCATTTTTTCCTTTAATTTTTTGCGCTCCACTTGGAATGAACCAAACTCACTAGCAGGCGCATACAGCCGCGATTTCCAGTAGTCCTCACCAGTTTGAGGCTCACACACATCATCAGCCCATACACCAAAGCTGGTCATAAACACCCCGCAAAGAAGGCTAAGGCGTATCGCTTTTCCAAAGCATTTCATAGCACTCTCCTTAGTGAAGCTGTCACTCTTTTGGTTGAGGGTCTTCTTGGTCGAAGTCTTTTACATACTCTCCATATTCCTTAAGCAACTTAAACCACTCAACCACATCTTTCGGCTTCTCTATTTCAGCTAACTCATCAATAAGCTCGTCTGCACCTTTCAATGCCGCATCAAGTTTCTCATCAATTTTTTCAGCTGCAATTGGGGAAACATTGAAATCACCCGAGTCCATAGTTCTTGATAGAAACAAATAGGACACCTCAGGATTGCAGATATATTCTTTCAAACTGTGCGGGTCGAGTTCTTCATAAAAATCTTCGGTTTCTATAGAACGGAACTCATACATCTGACTTGGCGGTGGCATCCAAGATTGAAGGGGGATTAGTCGAAGCCAACGACTCACGTAGTCGTATTCATGAGATATGTCGTAAAACCTATACAAGCAACCCTTTTTGCCTGGAGCTGGTCGCACAACGGATTTAAGGGGGTCTGTGGTAGACGTCATACCGTCTATGAGCTCACCAAAGAAATGAAACAAGGGCGTCACATTGGCAAACATCCATAACGTCGAGAGCTTATTTTTTGAAGGGTCTAAAGAATAAGTTTTCCCCTTCTTTTCTGGATCGGAGACGCCACTACCGTACATTTTACGAAGCGTGTCGTGCACAACCGCCGTCCCCATAGAGTGCGCAACAATATGAACGCCCTTCAATCCTGATTTGTGTATTTTTTCACCTTTGGCCTCTTCAACGGCTTCAGTTATCTTCCTAGCGACTTTGTAGCGAACCAACTCAGAATGTAGGCCAGCATAAAGAAGAATGTCTAAACCATGCGTCGTAAACCAATTGTCATCGTCTATTTTTTTCAGCCACTTAAGCATCCCGGGCACTTGCAAGCCAGCCGACTTTAAAAGGGTAAAGAATTCATCACGATTCTCTTTAATTCTTTTTCTTTCTTCCTCAAAAACCTCGTCATACCCAATACCAACTACTTTTACATACTTAGCATACTCAGCATTCTTGCCTTTAAGGCCGTACCTCTTGAGGCAAATATTGCCCGCCTCATTAACCGTCTCCTCAATACTTTTTTTTGTATGCGTGCCTATCCCATGTACCACCAATAATAGTTCCATAGTCATCACCTATCTGCCATTCTGACAGCAGATAGCTTAGTAGATATTCAACCGATACCAATTAAACAAAGGCCCAAGATAGCGCAGTATCACTGAGCCTCTTGATTTAAAACAAGGTTACAATTAATACACTCAACGCATTAAATAATTGATTCACCTAAATTTACTACAACACCGAGTGAGTCAAAGTGAAGCTAAAAGGCCTGACTCCGATAGGAAATCGAAATCAGGCCTTAAAAGTCGCTCAACAGAAATGTCCAATTTTAAGGGGTGGTTCTTCGAGTGCACAGGGTCAACGCTTTGCACCACAACAGATCACGGATAAGCAAAGCTTTCCGTGATCTGTTGTGTATGGCACCGTTTCGCAACAGTTCCCCTGTCTGATCGCTGATAGCTTACAGCTGACAGCTATCTCTTCTACCCTTTAAGCACCCTCTCAATCTCCTGCAAACTACTCGGGTCATCGATGGTCGATGGCACCACATACTGCTCACCATCGGCTATCTGACGAATCACCCTGCGTAAGATCTTGCCTGAGCGTGTTTTGGGTAACCTATCCACCACCAACGCCTGGTCGAAGCAGGCTACGGCGCCTATCTCGTCACGCACCTTACCAATGAGCTCCTTGCCGATGGTGGCGTCTTCAACTGACACCCCATCTTTAAGCACAACCAAGCCAAGAGGTTTCTGTCCTTTGAGGTCATCATGAATACCGACAACAGCACATTCCGCAATTGCAGGGTGGCCACCTACTACCTCTTCCATCTCACCAGTCGAGAGCCTGTGGCCTGCCACGTTTATCACATCATCAATACGACCCATGATGAACAGGTAACCATCTTCATCGATATACCCACCGTCGCCTGAAAGGTAATACCCTTCAAACTGGCTTAGATAACCCGATTGGAATCGGTCATGGTTTCGCCATACCGTTGGTAAACAGCCCGGAGGCATTGGACGTTTTACCGTGACAAAACCTTGCTGATTGGGCGCACAAGCCTCCCCAGCTTCATCTAAGATTTCTACCTGATACCCCGGGACAGGAACCGTTGCTGAGCCTGGTTTCACCGGTAGAGTCTCGATACCCGTTGGGTTCGCTGCAATGGCCCAACCGGTTTCCGTCTGCCACCAGTGGTCAATGACTGGCTTGCCGCTTACCTCTGTCACCCATTCTAGGGTTGGCGGGTCTAAACGCTCCCCTGCCATGAAGATGGTTTGTAGCTTGCTAAGGTCATAGTGCTGTAAGAACTCCCCTTGCGGGTCCTCCTTTTTCACAGCTCGAAATGCGGTGGGAGCGGAAAACAATGCTTGCACCCCATACTCCTCACACACTCGCCAGAATGCCCCTGGGTTTGGCGTGCGCACTGGTTTGCCTTCATACAAGATGGTGGTGCAGCCATGGATCAGAGGTGCATAAACGATATAAGAGTGCCCTACTACCCAACCAACATCAGATGCAGCCCAAAACACGCCATCCTCCGGAATGTTATAGATGGTGCTCATTGAGTATTTCATCGCAACCGCGTGACCACCGTTGTCCCGCACCACCCCTTTAGGTTTACCTGTGGTGCCTGAGGTATAGAGAATATACAGGGCATCGGTCGCTTTAACGCTGGTACATGGCGCTGGCGCAGCTTTCGCCACCTCGGTTCTCCAATCTAGGTCTCGCTCATTGCTCAGCTCAGCTTCAAGCTCTGGGCGCTGATAAACCACCACATTAGACGGTTTCCAACGGCTTTCCATGATGGCTCTGTCCACCAGCGGTTTATACGCAAGCACCTTGTCGATCTCTATGCCGCAAGAGGCAGTTAAAATCACTTTAGGCTCGGCATCTTCAATGCGCACCGCAAGCTCACCAGGAGCAAAGCCGCCAAACACCACTGAGTGCACTGCGCCAAGCCTTGCACAAGCAAGCATCGCCATCACGGCTTGAGGGATCATCGGCATATAGATGACCACGCGATCACCCTTTTCTACGCCCAGCCCTGCCAACATGCCCGCTAGCTTTTCGACTTCAGTCAGCAGTTCGCTGTAACTGTACTTTGCTTTCACTCCGGTCACTGGAGAGTCATAAACCAGCGCCGTTCGGTCTCCTCTCCCTTGCTCCACATGGTGATCCAACGCCAGATAACAGGTATTTAGCTCGCCATCAGCAAACCAGCGCTCTATGCCATGCTCGTCCTTTCCAAGGATGGTTTTCGGAATAGTAAACCACTCTAGTTTTGAGGCCTGCTCCGCCCAAAAAACCTCAGGGTCGGATACAGATCTTTGATACTCAGTTTGATAATCAGACATACTAGGCTCCTAGTTAATGACTAGAGACTGCATAAACTCGTTAACGCTTGTTTGCTCAAGCTTGGCTTGGTCTTTACAAAGCTTATAAATGGCTTGGCATTGAGCTTCTGGGTAGCGCGTACGTAAGTTCGACAAGAACTTTTGCTCAAGAACTGGAATGCCCTCAGCGCGACGTCTTCTATGCCCAATCGGATACTCCACCTCCACTTTTTGCGTAGAGCTGCCATCTTTGAAGAACACCTGAATTGCGTTGGCGATTGAGCGTTTATCCGAGTCCAGATACTCCTTGCTGTAGCGCTCATCTTCTATGATGGTCATCTTAGATCTCAACTCATCGATGCGAGCATCGCCCTTATGGAAGCTATCTTCGTAATGCTCCGCAATCAGGTCACCATGGATAAGCGGCACCGCAATCATGTATTGCAGGCAGTGATCTCTATCGGCTGGGTTTGCCAACTCACCCACTTTAGAAATGATGCGAATAGCAGACTCATGGGTAGTCACCTCAATACGCTCTATCTCAGAGAGCTTATCTTTAACCTCAGGGTGCAAGATCACCGCCGCCTCAACCGCTGTTTGAGAGTGGAACTCCGCTGGGAAAGAGATCTTAAACAGCACGTTCTCCATCACATAGCTCTCAAAACTTTGGCTTACCTTAAACTGCTCACCCTTAAACAGCACATCGAAGTAGCCCCAGTTTGGCGCTGAAAGCACTGTTGGAATGCCCATTTCGCCCTTCATGGTAATCATCGCAAGACGCACCGCTCGAGACGTAGCATCGCCGGCAGCCCACGACTTACGTGAACCAGCATTCGGCGCATGGCGGTAGGTACGCAACGCGCCGCCATCAGCCCAAGCGTGTGACAAGGCATCTATCACCTGATCTCGATTGCCGCCAAGCATCATGGTTACCACTGCGGTCGAAGCCACACGCACCAAGAGCACATGGTCTAAGCCAACTCGGTTAAAGCTGTTCTCCAGCGCTAACACGCCTTGGATCTCGTGTGCCTTGATCATGGCTGTGAGCACATCCTTCATAGTCAGAGGTGCTTTACCTTCAGAGACAGCGACACGGCTAAGATAATCCGCCACCGCCAAAATTGCGCCTAGGTTATCCGATGGGTGGCCCCACTCTGCCGCAAGCCAGGTATCATTGAAATCAAGCCAACGAACGATACATCCGATGTTAAACGCAGCGGTAATAGGGTCTAGCTCATGAGAGGTTCCCGGCACGCGAGCACCATTAGCTACCTGCATGCCCGGCACAACCGGTCCTAGGTGCTTGGTACACTCAGGAAAGCGCAGTGCCAGCAAGCCACAGCCTAAGGTGTCCATCAAGCAGTTACGCGCCGTGTCATACGCCTCGCTAGATTCAATCTCGGTGTTCATCACGTAATCGGCAATTTGAACAAGCAATTCATCCGGCGCTTGGCGCTCGTTTAGATCTACATTTTGACTCATCATCTATTCCTTTAAATTAACGTTGTTCAATTGGTAGCCAGTCTTGATGCTCAGGACCATCGTAATCAGCACTCGGACGAATAATGCGGTTGTGCTCTCGCTGCTCATAGATATGTGCGGCCCAGCCAGTCAGGCGACTCATCACAAAGATTGGGGTAAACAGTTTGGTTGGAATATCCATAAAGTGATAAGCAGAGGCATGGAAGAAATCGGCGTTACAGAATAGGCCTTTCTCGCGCTTCATCACCGACTCTACTCGCTCAGATACCGCATATAAATGGGTGTCTCCTACCTCTTCAGAAAGCTGTTTCGACCAATATTTGATCAGTGCATTTCGCGGGTCTGACTCTCGATACACCGCATGCCCAAAACCCATGATCTTCTCTTTACGCTCTAGCATTCCTAGGATGTTCTGCTCCGCTTCCTCCGGGCTCGTCCAGTCGTTGATCATATCCATAGCGGCTTCATTCGCACCGCCATGCAGTGGACCGCGCAAGGTACCGATAGCGGCTGTGATACAGGAATGAATATCTGAGAGAGTGGACGCGCACACACGGGCGGCAAAGGTAGAGGCGTTAAATTCGTGCTCGGCGTACAAAATCAAAGAACAATGCATCACTTTTTTATGCAGCTCAGACGGTGTCTTGTCCGTAAGTAGTTTTAGAAAGTAGCCACCGATGCATGGCTCGCTCTGATCTTCGGTATCCACACGCACACCATCATGACTAAAGCGATACCAATAGCAGATGATGGCCGGAAACAGCGCCAACA contains:
- the cpdB gene encoding 2',3'-cyclic-nucleotide 2'-phosphodiesterase, giving the protein MKTSLKPISIAVLGGLLGMANPALADTIKLRIIETTDIHTNIMDYDYYKDSPSQKIGLTRAATLVKEARAEVENSVLVDNGDLIQGSPMGDYMASKGIKPSEVHPVYKAMNLLDYDVGNIGNHEFNYGLEFLFESINDANFPYISANVFDAKTGDPLFKQYIIKEHTVKDVNGEEHTIKVGYIGFVPPQIMVWDKKHLEGRVTTADITETAKKLVPQMKKEGADVIVAIPHSGLSTDPYKLDAENSVYYLSEVKGIDAIAFGHSHAVFPGKGFEAIQGVDNEKGTINGVTAVMPGRWGSHVGVMDLTLSQKDGSWVVTDGEADARPIFDTANNKSLAEPDQEMVKAVKEDHDGTREFVNQPIGKANDVMYSFLALVQDDPTIQIVNLAQKAYVERFIQGDPDLDGIPVLSAAAPFKVGGRKNDPNNFTEVESGQLTFRNAADLYLYPNTLVAMRVTGHEVQEWLECSAGQFNQIDVNSDKPQSLIDWDNFRTYNFDVMDGVEYQIDVTQPAKYNGECQIVNKDSQRIKGLTYQGKPIDPKQEFIIATNNYRAFSAKFPGTGADFIAFESPDENRTVLANYISEVSKEKGEVTPSADNNWRFAPISSDTKLDIRFETAPSDKAAEFIADKGQYPMKRVDTDESGFAIYQIDLSK
- a CDS encoding propionyl-CoA synthetase; protein product: MSDYQTEYQRSVSDPEVFWAEQASKLEWFTIPKTILGKDEHGIERWFADGELNTCYLALDHHVEQGRGDRTALVYDSPVTGVKAKYSYSELLTEVEKLAGMLAGLGVEKGDRVVIYMPMIPQAVMAMLACARLGAVHSVVFGGFAPGELAVRIEDAEPKVILTASCGIEIDKVLAYKPLVDRAIMESRWKPSNVVVYQRPELEAELSNERDLDWRTEVAKAAPAPCTSVKATDALYILYTSGTTGKPKGVVRDNGGHAVAMKYSMSTIYNIPEDGVFWAASDVGWVVGHSYIVYAPLIHGCTTILYEGKPVRTPNPGAFWRVCEEYGVQALFSAPTAFRAVKKEDPQGEFLQHYDLSKLQTIFMAGERLDPPTLEWVTEVSGKPVIDHWWQTETGWAIAANPTGIETLPVKPGSATVPVPGYQVEILDEAGEACAPNQQGFVTVKRPMPPGCLPTVWRNHDRFQSGYLSQFEGYYLSGDGGYIDEDGYLFIMGRIDDVINVAGHRLSTGEMEEVVGGHPAIAECAVVGIHDDLKGQKPLGLVVLKDGVSVEDATIGKELIGKVRDEIGAVACFDQALVVDRLPKTRSGKILRRVIRQIADGEQYVVPSTIDDPSSLQEIERVLKG
- a CDS encoding bifunctional 2-methylcitrate dehydratase/aconitate hydratase, which codes for MSQNVDLNERQAPDELLVQIADYVMNTEIESSEAYDTARNCLMDTLGCGLLALRFPECTKHLGPVVPGMQVANGARVPGTSHELDPITAAFNIGCIVRWLDFNDTWLAAEWGHPSDNLGAILAVADYLSRVAVSEGKAPLTMKDVLTAMIKAHEIQGVLALENSFNRVGLDHVLLVRVASTAVVTMMLGGNRDQVIDALSHAWADGGALRTYRHAPNAGSRKSWAAGDATSRAVRLAMITMKGEMGIPTVLSAPNWGYFDVLFKGEQFKVSQSFESYVMENVLFKISFPAEFHSQTAVEAAVILHPEVKDKLSEIERIEVTTHESAIRIISKVGELANPADRDHCLQYMIAVPLIHGDLIAEHYEDSFHKGDARIDELRSKMTIIEDERYSKEYLDSDKRSIANAIQVFFKDGSSTQKVEVEYPIGHRRRRAEGIPVLEQKFLSNLRTRYPEAQCQAIYKLCKDQAKLEQTSVNEFMQSLVIN
- the prpC gene encoding bifunctional 2-methylcitrate synthase/citrate synthase, which encodes MSLETTAPIGGAGLRGQCAGVTSLCTVGKSGTGLTYRGYDISDLAKHAEFEEVAHLLLKGHLPNQTELDNYKTALVAQRGLPEALKQALELLPASAHPMDVMRTGCSVLGNLEQEMSFDEQQQATERMLALFPAIICYWYRFSHDGVRVDTEDQSEPCIGGYFLKLLTDKTPSELHKKVMHCSLILYAEHEFNASTFAARVCASTLSDIHSCITAAIGTLRGPLHGGANEAAMDMINDWTSPEEAEQNILGMLERKEKIMGFGHAVYRESDPRNALIKYWSKQLSEEVGDTHLYAVSERVESVMKREKGLFCNADFFHASAYHFMDIPTKLFTPIFVMSRLTGWAAHIYEQREHNRIIRPSADYDGPEHQDWLPIEQR